The sequence below is a genomic window from Sulfurimonas sp..
AGATGAACTTCCTTACCAAGTAAACAAATCTCGTTTAATAGAAAATATTGCAAACCTAGTAAAAGACAAACTAATTGAAGGTGTATCTGAGATTCGTGATGAATCTGACCGTGAAGGTATCCGTGTAGTTATTGAGCTTAAGAAAGACGCCATGAGTGAGATTGTTCTAAACAATATGTTTAAACAAACTCAGATGCAAACTACTTTTGGTATCATCATGCTATCTATATTAAATCAAGAACCTCGTATATTCGGAATTATAGATATCTTAAAACACTTTATTAACCACCGTAAAACGATTATTATCCGTCGTACAATTTTTGATTTAGAAAAAGCAAAAGCTCGTGCACACATCTTAGAAGGTCTAAGAAAAGCAATAGATATCATCGATGATGTTATACGTGTTATACGTGCATCTAAAACAGAAGAAGAAGCTAAAGACAACCTTGTAAGCGACTTTGATTTCTCTGAAATTCAGGCGGCAAGCATTGTTGCAATGAGACTTGGTCGTTTAACAGGTTTAGAAATTGAAAAAATTGAAAACGAACTAGCAGAACTTGTTAAGCTTATTGAATATCTAGAATCAATCCTAAAAAGTGAAGAAGTACTACACGGAATTATACTTGAAGAGTTTGATGAAGTATTATCAATATATCCTGGTGAGCGCCGTACAGAAGTTGAAGACGACTATGACGATATTGACATAGAAGACCTTATTCCAAATGAACCGATGGTAGTTACTATTACTCACCGCGGTTATATCAAGCGTGTGCCACTTGCAGCTTATGAAAAACAACGTCGTGGCGGTAAAGGTAAAACTGCCGTAACTACATATGAAGATGACTTTATAGAAAGCTTCTTTACATGTAATACACATGACACTTTATTATTTGTAACAGATCGTGGTCAACTACACTGGTTAAAAGTTTACCGTATTCCTGAGGGTAGCCGTACAGCTAAAGGTAAAGCTGTAGTTAACTTAATTAACCTTATGGCTGATGAAAAAATTCAATCAATCATACCTACAACAGATTTTTCAGAAGAAAAATCACTTGTATTCTTTACAGAGGCAGGTGTTGTTAAGCGTACAAACTTAAGTGAATTTAGTAATATTAGAAGCAACGGTGTTAAAGCGATTAACCTAGATGACGACGATACTTTAATTACAGCAAAAATTGCAGATAGAGATATTAAGTATCTATTTATAGTGACTAAGCTAGCTCAGTGTATCAAGTTTGAAATTGAAAAAACTCGTGATCAGGGTAGAAATACTCGTGGTGTTAGAGGTATTAAGTTCAAACACAAAGGTGATAAAGTAGTAGATGCTAATATCATACGTGACGATGAACAAGAGATCTTGGTAGTTTCAGAAAAAGGTATAGGTAAACGTACAGAAGCCGGAGAATACCGTTTAACTAATCGTGGTGGTTCTGGTGTAATTGCTATGAAAATGACTCCTAAAACTGGTAAACATGTAATTGGATGTTTAATGGTAGATGAAACTATGGATATGATGGCTTTAACAAAAGCTGGAAAAATGATCCGTGTAGATATGCAAACTATATCAAAATCAAGTCGTAATACGTCTGGTGTATATATAGTTAAAGGTGATGATGTAGCAAGTATTTCTAGATGTCCTAAACAGCCGGATGAAGATGAGGATGAGAGTGATGAACTAATGATTCCACCATCTGTTGAGGAATTGGAATAACAATTGCTTAATTCTGAATATATAATTAACCTCAAGGGATAAAATATGAGATATTCTCTAATATTCGCACTACTTTTAAGTATGTCTTCACTTCAAGCTGTTGAAACAATGCAAGATGATACTGTGCAGGAGTATGAACTAGTTTCAGACGTATTAAAAGAAGATGCTAATGATGCACAAACTAAATTAGATAAAGACGTAGATTCAAATGTAGGTCCTGTTCTATCAGAGCAACAACCTATGGTAATCAGTGTAGTTGGACAAGGTGTAGCACCAAGCAACACTCAGTCTCCTGCTCAAGCTTATGCACTTGCTAAACGTGCTGCTATTGCCGATGCTTACAGAATGATTGCTGAGAAAGTAAAAGGTGTTAGAGTTGACGGTAAAGACCTTATCAAAAATATGATGGTAAAAAGATCAACTGTACGTACAGCTGTATATGCAATGGTAAGAAATGCTAACGTTGTTGAAACAATATTTAAAGACGGTTTATGCGAAGTAGAGATGGAAATCACTCTTTCTCACGCAGACTTTGCGCGTTAATATTTTTTTTACTAAGCTCATCCACAATTGCTGATGAGTACTACATCTCTTATAGATACGTTGTTAAAGACGCCGTTCTTTACAACGAATCTCTTGAAGTATCACCTGCAATGCAAAAGTGCTCAGGTGACACTTATTCACCGATAATTTTTGATAGTGATAACTATAAAACTCTCAAAGAATTAATTTCGACTAACTCACAAGAATTTATTAATTACTTGCATAAACTGGGACTTCAAGTTGAGCATAAAGAAAAAACTATAAACTACCAAAACACCTCTACTACGGTTCTTACACTAAAGACAAAATGTTTCAAAGTCGATTTTAATGATAATTTTGCTAGAATAGCCCCTTTAAAATAAGGCATTTTTGCCAAACATTAGGGCTTTAAGTGAAAATTGCAATAGTTGAAGATGATATTAATATGAGAAAATCTCTTGAAATCTCTTTTGAAGATTTCAAGGAATTCGAAATTAACACATTTAAAAGTGCCACAGATGCATTAAAAAAACTTGACGACACTTATGATCTAATTATTACAGATATTAATATGCCTAAAATGGACGGTATAGAGTTTATAAAAGAACTAAACGGTAAATATGAAGTTATCATTATGACAGGAAATGCAACACTTGGACGTGCAATAGAATCTATTCACTTGGGTGTTAAAGATTTTTTACTAAAACCATTTGATATTGATACTCTTGTTGAAGCTATAAAACGTGAAGATAAAATTCAAAAAGTTCAAAAATCTGCTAAAAAGACTACTAAAAAAACAAATACTGGCTTTTTAGGAAACTCTAAAGCACTCGAAGGTGCTTTAAATATAGCAGACAAAGCTTGTAAAACAGATGCCAGTATTTTATTGCTTGGTCAAAGTGGAGTTGGAAAAGAAGTATTTGCAAACTACATCCATAAAAACTCTCCTAGGGCAAAAAAACCATTTGTAGCTATAAATATGGCAGCAATTCCTGATAATCTTATTGAGAGTGAGCTTTTTGGATTTGAAAAAGGTGCCTTTACAGATGCTACTGAAGCAAAAGCTGGACAGTTTGAAATAGCTAATGGTGGAACTTTATTTTTAGATGAGATTGGTGAGATGCCTATCGGTGTTCAGGCAAAACTTCTTCGTGCACTTCAGGAAAAAGAGGTTAGACGTCTTGGTTCATCAAAATCTATCAAAATTGATGTGCGTATAGTGTCTGCAACAAATGCAAACCTAAGCGATAAGATCAAAGAAGGTGAGTTTCGTGAGGATCTTTACTACAGACTAAATACGATCCCACTAAACATACCGCCTCTAAAAGATCGTAAAGATGAGATTATGCAGATAGCTGAGGCTACTTTAGAGCAAAACTGCCAAAAATATGACTTTGAACAAAAGACTTTTAGTGACGAAGCAAAAGATCAGCTTTTAGCATACTCTTGGCCTGGAAATATTCGTGAGTTAATCTCTGTGGTTGAGCGTGCGACAATTTTAAGTGATGGAAATACAATAGCTGCCGACTCATTACATTTAGAGTCTCGTGGACTATAAAATTTAAAAAGGAAAAACAATTATGGGTAAAAAATATAATGTAGCAGTTGTTGGTGCAACTGGTGCTGTTGGTGAAGAGCTGTTTCGTGTTTTAGAACAAATAGATTTTCCAATTGGTGAGTTACTGCCTCTTGCAAGTTCTAACTCAGCTGGAAGCACTATAGAGTTTAACGGGAAAGATCATAAAGTTTACGAACTTACAGAAACAGTATTTGATGAGCATCAAGTAGATATAGCTTTTTTCAGTGCCGGTGGTAGTATTTCGGCTAAATTTGCTAAATATGCTGTTGAGAGCGGAGCTGTTGTAATTGACAATACATCACACTTTAGAATGGATGAGAATGTACCTCTAGTTGTTCCTGAAGTTAACCCTGAAGATATAGCTAAATGGCGTGAAACTGGTATTATTGCA
It includes:
- the gyrA gene encoding DNA gyrase subunit A → MSNLLNNDDIESINIEETLQESYLDYSMSVIVGRALPDVRDGLKPVHRRILYAMDKLNLSHGAKYKKSARIVGDVIGQYHPHGDTAVYDALVRMAQDFSMRMELVDGQGNFGSIDGDNAAAMRYTEARMTKYAGELLKDLDKNTVDMIDNYDATTKEPEVMPTRVPNLLINGSSGIAVGMATNIPPHNPKEVINALKALLANPKITVSEIMEHIPAPDFPTGGIIYGKKGITEAYETGRGRIKVRAKTHIEQKGKKEIIVIDELPYQVNKSRLIENIANLVKDKLIEGVSEIRDESDREGIRVVIELKKDAMSEIVLNNMFKQTQMQTTFGIIMLSILNQEPRIFGIIDILKHFINHRKTIIIRRTIFDLEKAKARAHILEGLRKAIDIIDDVIRVIRASKTEEEAKDNLVSDFDFSEIQAASIVAMRLGRLTGLEIEKIENELAELVKLIEYLESILKSEEVLHGIILEEFDEVLSIYPGERRTEVEDDYDDIDIEDLIPNEPMVVTITHRGYIKRVPLAAYEKQRRGGKGKTAVTTYEDDFIESFFTCNTHDTLLFVTDRGQLHWLKVYRIPEGSRTAKGKAVVNLINLMADEKIQSIIPTTDFSEEKSLVFFTEAGVVKRTNLSEFSNIRSNGVKAINLDDDDTLITAKIADRDIKYLFIVTKLAQCIKFEIEKTRDQGRNTRGVRGIKFKHKGDKVVDANIIRDDEQEILVVSEKGIGKRTEAGEYRLTNRGGSGVIAMKMTPKTGKHVIGCLMVDETMDMMALTKAGKMIRVDMQTISKSSRNTSGVYIVKGDDVASISRCPKQPDEDEDESDELMIPPSVEELE
- a CDS encoding LPP20 family lipoprotein gives rise to the protein MRYSLIFALLLSMSSLQAVETMQDDTVQEYELVSDVLKEDANDAQTKLDKDVDSNVGPVLSEQQPMVISVVGQGVAPSNTQSPAQAYALAKRAAIADAYRMIAEKVKGVRVDGKDLIKNMMVKRSTVRTAVYAMVRNANVVETIFKDGLCEVEMEITLSHADFAR
- a CDS encoding sigma-54-dependent transcriptional regulator, yielding MKIAIVEDDINMRKSLEISFEDFKEFEINTFKSATDALKKLDDTYDLIITDINMPKMDGIEFIKELNGKYEVIIMTGNATLGRAIESIHLGVKDFLLKPFDIDTLVEAIKREDKIQKVQKSAKKTTKKTNTGFLGNSKALEGALNIADKACKTDASILLLGQSGVGKEVFANYIHKNSPRAKKPFVAINMAAIPDNLIESELFGFEKGAFTDATEAKAGQFEIANGGTLFLDEIGEMPIGVQAKLLRALQEKEVRRLGSSKSIKIDVRIVSATNANLSDKIKEGEFREDLYYRLNTIPLNIPPLKDRKDEIMQIAEATLEQNCQKYDFEQKTFSDEAKDQLLAYSWPGNIRELISVVERATILSDGNTIAADSLHLESRGL